The Henckelia pumila isolate YLH828 chromosome 2, ASM3356847v2, whole genome shotgun sequence genome includes a window with the following:
- the LOC140878842 gene encoding uncharacterized protein: MQRFDLEFVTREVSVKLATLTLQSNLRDRICEGQLTDAQLLPWRQRYVERESSLYTVEDGIVRYRGRLWVPVDDTLRQKVMTEAHRSLYYIHPGSTKMYKDLQRLYWWPAHFLPVKTTYSMSNYAELYLKDIVRLHGIPVSIVSDRDPWFTSGFWRSLHHALGTRLNFSTTFHPQTDEQSERVIHTLEDLLRACVLDFQGSWDVK, encoded by the exons ATGCAGAGGTTCGACTTGGAGTTTGTGACTCGAGAGGTATCAGTCAAGTTAGCAACCTTGACATTGCAGTCGAACTTGAGGGACAGAATTTGTGAGGGACAGCTGACTGATGCACAGTTACTCCCGTGGAGGCAGAGATACGTGGAGAGGGAGAGCAGTTTGTATACGGTTGAGGATGGTATTGTACGATATCGAGGCAGACTTTGGGTTCCGGTTGATGATACATTGAGACAGAAAGTTATGACTGAAGCCCACCGATCTTTGTATTATATCCACCCAgggagtacgaagatgtacaaggatttacAACGTTTGTActggtggccag CTCACTTCTTGCCTGTTAAGACGACTTACAGCATGAGTAATTACGCTGAACTGTACTTGAAAGATATTGTCAGGTTGCATGGTATTCCAGTGTCGATTGTCTCTGACAGAGATCCGTGGTTCACGTCTGGTTTCTGGAGGAGTTTGCATCATGCGTTAGGGACTAGGCTGAACTTTAGCACAACGTTTCACCCACAGACGGACGAACAGTCGGAGAGAGTGATTCATACATTGGAAGACTTGCTGAGGGCGTGTGTACTGGACTTCCAAGGGAGTTGGGATGTGAAGTAA